A genome region from Cucumis sativus cultivar 9930 chromosome 4, Cucumber_9930_V3, whole genome shotgun sequence includes the following:
- the LOC101205930 gene encoding MADS-box transcription factor 23, translated as MFGPKEQNPLPPTPKSTMGRGRVEIKKIENINSRQVTFSKRRNGLMKKAKELSVLCDAEVAIVVFSSTGRLYEFSSTSMEHTLSRYRGQGMELDFPKETLDHPAQLPPSDSDAKSSEEEIGKLKLAYTQMRGQELDSLSFIDLQNLENQLREGIISIKDKKETLLLEQLQRCRSQGEVVISENETLRKQLEEFQHRNNITLQESSPLQRSYFSDSKTASTNETEVKTEVEENDRSEISLHLGLSLDGQRKRKRSVEGASTDTTCSQVELEGDALLANDELSRHFGM; from the exons ATGTTTGGCCCCAAAGAACAAAACCCTCTTCCTCCAACTCCAAAATCCACCATGGGTAGAGGCAGAGTTGAGATCAAGAAGATTGAAAATATCAACAGCAGACAAGTTACTTTCTCTAAACGCCGTAATGGGTTGATGAAAAAGGCCAAAGAATTGTCTGTTCTTTGTGATGCTGAGGTCGCCATTGTTGTCTTCTCCAGTACTGGAAGGCTTTATGAATTCTCCAGCACTAG CATGGAACATACACTTTCAAGGTATAGAGGACAGGGCATGGAATTAGATTTTCCTAAAGAGACTTTGGACCACCCAGCACAA CTGCCACCATCTGATTCTGATGCAAAGTCGTCCGAGGAGGAGATTGGAAAGCTAAAGTTAGCATATAC GCAGATGAGAGGCCAGGAACTGGATAGTTTGAGCTTTATAGACCTACAGAACTTAGAAAACCAGTTGCGGGAAGGGATCATATCTATCAAAGACAAGAAG gaGACACTACTTTTGGAGCAGCTCCAAAGGTGTAGGTCACAG GGGGAAGTAGTCATTTCAGAGAATGAAACCCTGCGAAAACAG cTCGAGGAGTTTCAGCACAGAAATAATATAACACTTCAGGAGTCTAGTCCCCTTCAGAGATCCTACTTTTCGGATTCGAAAACTGCTTCTACCAATGAGACCGAGGTCAAGACGGAGGTAGAGGAAAATGACCGCTCAGAAATTTCCTTGCATCTGGG gTTGTCATTGGATGGTCAACGAAAAAGGAAACGATCGGTTGAAGGTGCGAGCACTGACACAACCTGTAGTCAAGTAGAGTTGGAAGGGGATGCACTATTAGCAAATGACGAACTCTCTCGTCATTTTGGTATGTAA